The following are from one region of the Zonotrichia albicollis isolate bZonAlb1 chromosome 15, bZonAlb1.hap1, whole genome shotgun sequence genome:
- the FNDC9 gene encoding fibronectin type III domain-containing protein 9, translating into MNIEVHNITYTSATVSWAMSSPCPENYYHVMYRPNWNSVFAGYLRQNFHREERVPHPLSSLVLHRLTPSTIYVLCITCKNSYPSSNHCTTFHTLDKIPLVFGGSKHEPTTSMWMVSSLLLLCFLALLAYGCLQFWSARCHWAARLKHPDCSSEEVGEGSGSPEEPLGDGLREELLEVPMTTVLMRSSSFVKESPYNSPHCFFSYKSSDDKRAILPQHGLQ; encoded by the coding sequence ATGAACATCGAGGTGCACAACATCACCTACACCAGTGCCACGGTGTCCTGGGCcatgagcagcccctgcccagagAACTACTACCACGTCATGTACCGCCCCAACTGGAACAGCGTCTTCGCCGGCTACCTGCGGCAGAACTTCCACCGCGAGGAGCGCGTGCCGCACCCGCTCAGCTCCCTGGTGCTGCACCGCCTCACGCCCTCCACCATCTACGTGCTCTGCATCACCTGCAAGAACTCCTACCCCTCCAGCAACCACTGCACCACCTTCCACACGCTGGACAAAATCCCCCTGGTTTTCGGCGGCTCCAAGCACGAGCCCACCACGTCCATGTGGATGGTGagcagcctcctgctcctctgcttcctcGCCCTGCTGGCCTACGGCTGCCTGCAGTTCTGGTCTGCTCGCTGCCACTGGGCTGCCAGGCTGAAGCACCCCGACTGCAGCTCTGAAGAAGTGGGGGAAGGAAGTGGCTCACCAGAGGAGCCACTGGGTGATGGACtgagagaggagctgctggaagtgcCCATGACCACTGTGCTGATGAGGAGCTCCAGTTTTGTGAAGGAGAGCCCGTATAACTCCCCTCACTGCTTTTTTTCCTACAAAAGCAGCGATGATAAAAGGGCCATCCTGCCACAGCATGGCCTTCAAtga